A stretch of DNA from Anaerolineae bacterium:
GCCCTGCGATCCGCTCCACCAATTGGGCCGGTCGGTTGTTCTCCGCCACCCACAGCTCCAGCGGCGGGTCGAACCCACAGGGGACCTCTCGTTTGGTGCCCTGGGGGCTGAAGAGGTAGACCCCGATGTTGACCTTGTCTGTGTTCGTGCCTGGCTGCCCCGAGTGGGGCCAGACGACTTCTATGAGCCCGTCGAACGCCTCCGGCGCGCCGGTAACCGGCAGAGGGCCCTCCAAGGGCTCGTCCTTGAGGCGGGCGCCGTACATGGCGCCGGCGGCATAGCGTACCTGGGGAGTATCGCGCCAGTCCTGCCACACCACCAGGTCTTCGTATATCGCGGGAGAGTTCTGGCGGCCGATGTGACGGGTGATGGCGAACTCCAGACCTTGGGCCAGGTCGTAGCCGTAGATGTCCACGCCGGAAGGACCGTCAACGTCTCGCGCGTCCTGCCAGACGATCAGGTTGCCCCAGATGGCCGGTGCCTCCTGGTTGCCAGGCGCGATGCACACGGCGATCTCCTCGTCCTGGGCCAAGTCGCGGGCGTAGATGTCGGTGCCGGTCTGGGCCAACGAGCGAGCGTCTACCCAGGCCACTATGTCCTGATAGACCACGGGGCTGTACTCATCCCAGGGGTTGGCCGATATGGCGAAGGCCTCCTCTTCAGACAGCCGGTAGCCATAGATATCGCGCTGCTGCCCGGCCGACTGAGCCTGCTCCCAGACCACCAGGTCGCCCCAGACCCGGGGGTTGAGCTTGTACTCCGGTCCGAGGGCGACGTCGTAGGTCTCGTCCCCCGCCAGGTCGAGGGCCCTGATCTGGCTCCGGCTGTTGGCCACAGCGTACTCCATCCAGACGAGCACCCCCTGACGAAAGTCCAGGGAAGAGATGGGGTGCTGGCTCTCCACCACCACCTCCCTCTCGCCGGAGGTGAGGTCGTAGAGCTCGATGCGGCTGGGGCCGGTGCCCAGGATCCAGGCGACCTTGTCCTCCCATATGGCCAGGGACCTCAGGCCGCTGGCGTGGGATTCCTCGTTTGTGATCCGCGCGCCCGTGGCCAGGTTGAGGGCACGGTAGGCTTTGCCGCCGCCGAAATCATATGGATGGTAGACGATCCAGTCCCCGTACACGTCCATGCTGCCGGGGGTGGTGGAGTCGCCGGCGATGATGGCGAACTCCTCTGGGGTGTAGGGGCTAGCCGGGGCGGCAAGGGCGGTGCTGCTGGGCCAGATGCCGGCCAGCAGCACCAGCCCGACAAGCAGGGCGGAGATGGCCTTTGTCATCAACTTCCCTCGGGTGATCATGAGGCATTGGATGTAGCAGGAGTCGTGCCACGACGCGTCCGTGGCTAGGGCAGGGCGAGCTTGCCCGCTGCTGCCTCGCCGGCTACGTAACCGGTGGAGAAGGCGGCCTGAAGGTTGTAGCCGCCCGTGTCGGCGTCTATGTCCATCACCTCGCCGCACAGGTGCAAGCCCCCGATTATGCGGCTGGACAGATCGCGGGGATCGATCTGGTCCAGGGAGACGCCGCCAGCGGTGACGATGGCGCGGGAGAGAGGCAGGGGCCGGTCCACATCGAAGCGCAGGCACTTGAGGACCTCTAGAAGCCGCTCCCGCTCCTCGGCCACGATCCGGTGTGCCGGCTTGTCCCCCGGGATACCAGTCAGCCCGACGAAGGGTTCGACCATCTTGCGCGGCAGCAGGCCGCTGAGGATGGAGCGGTAGCTGCGGCGGCTGTGGGCCTCGAGGTCGCGCTGGAGCCGTTGCCGAAGCTGGTGGCAAGTCAGTCCGGGCTTGAGGTCTACGGCCACGCTCACTGGGCCGTTCTGGAGGGCGTCTACCACTGCCAGGCTCATGAGGAGGGTGATGGGACCGCCGATGCCGAAGTGGGTGATGAGCATCTCGCCTAGGCGGCTTTCGATGACGGGCGGGCGGGGGCGTCTTCCCCCCATGCCTCGGCCGCCCACATCGCGGTCGGGAATCAGGCTCGGTTCCACTTCCTCTGACGGGCAGGTAAAGGAGGTCAACCGCACGTTGCGCAGGCTGACCCCCTGCATGCTCCTGGCCAGGTCCACCTGGCGCACGGCCAGGGGCACCAGGGCCGGGCGTAGGGGGACTATGGTGTGGCCGAGCGCGGCGGCCATGCGATAGCCGTCGCCGCTGGAGCCGGTGCCCGGCCACGAGGCGCCACCGGTAGCCAGGACGACGGCACGGGCAGGGTGAAAGCCATCGTGGGTGTGGACACCCGTCACCCGGCCGCCCTCGATACGAATGCTCGTGACTCGAGCGCGGGTGACCAACCGGACGCCCGTGGAATCCAGGTACCGGCGCAGGGCCATCACCACGTCCCGGGAGTCGTCTGAGGCGGGGAAGATCCTGCCGCCGCGCTCCTCCTTGGTCTCGACCCCGTAGCGACGGAGAAGCGAGAGTAGTTCCTCTCGGAAGAAGCGGCTGAACGCCCCGTAGAGGAACCGGCCATTGGGGCCATACATGGCGATGAACTGGTCCAGCGGGCGGCTGTTGGTGAGGTTGCAGCGGGTCTTGCCGGAGATGAGGATCTTCTTTCCCGGCCCGTCGGTCTTCTCCAGCAGCAGCACGTGCGCGCCCAGCTCGGCGGCCCGGCCGGCGGCCATCATGCCGGCCGCCCCCGCGCCTACGACTACCACTTGATGGTCCACCGCGCCTCCAGTGGGCCTAGTGTGGCAGGAGGGGGAGCCTCGCGCAAAGGCGCCAAGGAGGGAAGGAGACAGGAGACAGAATACAGGAGACAGCGAGCTGACGGTGGATGGCAGCGCGGCGACGTCCTGCGACTCCACCTTCTCCCGTCTGCTGTCCTTCTTGGCGCCTTGGCGTGAGGAGCCGGACTTGCGTGAGCGGCGTGGGCGTGGCAGTCTACTTGTCTTTGCTGCTCACCCCAGAGTGGAGTCGGGCCGCCTCGTTCGCCCCAAAAGGGAGACACGCGATGTATTGGGCCCTGGTCCGCCTCTCTTTCCAGCGCCAGCTGGCGTACCGGACGGCCAACCTGGCCGGCTTGGCGACCAACCTGTTCTTCGGCGCCCTGCGCGCCTACGTGCTGATCGCCCTCTTCGGGGCCCAAGAGAACGTGGCCGGCTACAGCGTCCGCGATGCCATCACCTACACCGGCATCACCCAGGCGATGCTTTCCTTCTTGTCGGCCTTCGGGTGGTGGGAGGTGATTCGCTCGGTGCGCTCCGGCCAGGTGGGGACGGATCTGGCGCGGCCGGTGGACTACTTCTGGTACTGGGCGGCGCAGGACTTGGGCCGCGGTTTCTCCCAGCTTCTGATGAGGGGCCTGCCCCTCATTGCCGTCTACGCTGTAGCCTACCGTATCAGTCTGCCGCCCACTGCGGCGCACTGGGCGGCACTGCCGCTATCGCTGACCTTGGGCCTGTTGATTGGCTTCTCCTGGCGCTTCCTGTACAACCTGGCCGCCTTCTGGACGGTGGATGCCATGGGTGTGGGCCGGCTGGCAACCACGGTGGCCATGTTTCTCTCCGGCTTTCTTATGCCCATCGCTTTCTTCCCGCCCTGGGCCGAGGGTGTCATGCGCCTGCTGCCCTTTGCTTCCATGGTGAACACTCCGGTAGAGGTGTACCTCGGGGTGGTGCGCGGCCCGGCTCTGGTGGGGGCGCTGTTGGTGCAGCTGGGCTGGGCTGCCGCACTGGTAGTGCTGGCACGCACTGTTCTAGCCTCGGGCCTCCGACGGCTGGTCATCCAGGGAGGCTGAGGCATGCGCATGGCGGGGCTCTACTTGCGGCTGATCGGCGCCAGGGTGCGCTCGCAGATGCAGTACCGCACCTCGTTCTGTCTGGACGCGCTGAGTTCGCTCTTCGGCACCCTGATCGGGTTTGCCACCCTAGCGGCGGTAATCTCCCGCTTCGGTGGGATCGGAGGGTGGACACTGGGGGAGGTAGCCTTCCTCTATGGGCTGGCGGAGGTATCCTACGGGCTGATGGATCTGGTATGGGGCGGGTATGACTACGACTTCTTCTCCCCCTGCATCCGCAGCGGTGAGTTCGACCAGATGCTGTTGCGCCCCATACCACTGCCGCTCCAGATCCTCACGTCGGAGTTCGCCCTGCGACGGCTGGGAAGGGTGGCGCAGGGAGTGGCAGTGTTCGTGCTGGGCTGGCGGCTCGCCGGGGTAGAGTGGACCGCGACCAAAGTGGCGTACTTGCCGGTCGTCATCCTGAGCGCCATGGCCTTCTTTGCGGCGCTGTACGTGGTGGGATCTGCCGTGTGCTTCTGGACGGTGGAGCGGCTGGAGGTGTTCAACCTGTTCACCTACGGCGGGGCGGAGATGCTCTCCTACCCCATGCACATCTACAACCGCTGGCTAGCCCGGTTCTTTACCTTCGTGGTGCCAGCGGCCGTGCAGGTCTATTACCCGGCGCTGTACTTCCTGGGCAAGCCGGACCCGTTGGGGATGCCGGCGTTCGTGTCGTTCCTGGCGCCGGTGACGGGCTTCGGTTGCCTGGCGCTGTCGTTCGCCTTCTGGAGCTTCGGGGTGCGCCGTTACCAGAGTACCGGGACGTGAGGGCGAGACAGAGGGAGGGGCAGACGCGCAGAAGCGCGCAGGCACGTTTCCGCGTCTCCCCCTCTCGCCCTCACCCGCTCTCTCACGGGAGGGACAGGTGATTGACGCCAGGGAGCTGCGCAAGGAGTTCCGGGTGGCGCGGCATCACGAAGGGGCGCTGGGGGCGGTGCGCAACCTATTCAGCCGCGAGTTCCGCCTGGTCCGGGCGGTGGATGGGGTCAGCTTCCACGTGGGCGCCGGGGAACTGGTGGGATACCTAGGCCCCAACGGGGCGGGCAAGTCCACCACCATCAAGATGCTCACCGGGATCCTGGTGCCGACGGGGGGTGAGGTGCGGGTGAACGGGCGGGTGCCCTGGCGGGAGCGCCGGGCGCACGTCGCCCGGATTGGAGTGGTCTTCGGACAGCGCAACACTCTTTGGTGGGACCTGCCAGTGATCGAGTCTTTCGGACTGCTGCGGGACATCTACCGCATTCCGGACGACCGGTACCGCCGAAACCTCGATCACTTCGTGGGCCTGCTGGGGCTGGAGGAGTTCCTGCACACACCAGTGCGGTCGCTGTCGCTGGGCCAGATGATGCGGGCCAACCTGGCGGCGGCTTTCCTCCACGACCCCGACATTGTCTTTCTGGACGAGCCCACCATCGGGCTAGACGTGGTGGCCAAGGAGCGCATCCGTCGCTTCATCGGGCACGTCAACCGAGATCGGGGCACGACGGTGATCCTCACCACGCACGACCTGTCCGACGTGGAACGCCTCTGCCGCAGGGTGATGATGATAGATCGCGGGCGACTCCTGTTCGACGGGCCACTCGAGGAGCTGACGCGCCGGTTCGGTGGCCAGCGGGAACTGGTGGTGAACCTGTCGGAGGACTACGAGCGAGTGGAGGTGGAAGGCGCAGTGCTGGTGTCGCGGGAAGGGGCTCGGGCCACCTTCCGCTTCTCGCCCGAGGAGATCAGCGCCTCGGACTTGATCGCCCGCCTCTCGGCGCGCTACCGCCTCGCGGACCTGTCAGTGCGGGAGCCTCAGATCGAGGCCACCGTCAGGCGCATCTACGAGGAGCGGCTGCTGGATGAGACCCCTCTGGCCCAGGAGCGGCCGCAGGGGTGAGGCCATTGGGGCGGCGCACGCCCGGAACGCCGTGAGCAGTCCACCTGCTTGGCGCTGAAGGGACACCAGTGCCGACCTTGGCGGCGCTTCGCGGGTGATGCGCCTCAGTGCCACACTGTGGGCATGGTCTTGCGGGGAGCGCGCCGGATGTAGGTCATACTGGGGTACCCGACGGTGAGTACGGTCACCACTCGCTCGCCTTTGGCCAGGCCCATAGCCTGGCGCACGGCCCGGCTGGCGGCTGCTGCGGCCACAAAGCCGTTGTAGCAGGTGCCCACGCCGAGGGCCTCGGCATAGACCACCGCGTTCTGGGTGGCGATCCAGGCATCACCGACGGCCTCGGCATCGCCGCGGGGAACGGTGAAGGCGAGGATGGTGGGGGCATGGTGCAGGAGCGGATCGTGCTCTTCGTCCGGAGCGAGGACGTGCTCCAAGTTCCCCAGGAGGAGGGGTAGCTGGTCCGGGGGGCGGCCAGTCAGGCGCCAGAGCAGGCCGAAGCCGGGCAGGCGAGCCAGGGTGTAGAGCTGTCGGCAGTAAGCCAGGGTGGACTCCCGAATGGCGGAGATGGCGGTGGAGTCCTGGTACACGTGCGCCGTCACCGGGCGACGATTCTGGGAGCTGGGAGCCAAGGAGGCGGCGCGGATCATCCCTTGCAGGTGCTCGCGGGACACCGGTTCGCCGGTGTACAAGCGCCGGCTACGTCTCTCCTCCAACAGAGTCATCATCGCGTCCGGGTTGACTGGTGGGCTCCCAGATACTTCCGGGGTGGCCACTCCCTCGAAGCCGAGGACGGTGATGGCTGCTTCCGGGCAGACGGCGTAGCAGGCACCGCACCGCACGCAGAGGGCCAGGGCCGCCGTGAGAGCCGGCCCCCTCTGGATGATCCCGTCGGGGCAGGCCAGATAGCAGCGATTGCAGTGGGTACACCGGGAGAGGTTGATGGCGATCACGGCTCTGACCTGTTCAATGGAGCAAGGGAGGGCAGCCTCAGGCCACCCTCCCCAGGTACACTAGAGCAGGCTCTGGTAGTTCTCCGCTACCTTCTTGTAGCCGGCGATGATCTGATCGATGACGCCATCGGCTGGCTCGATGTAGGCGGGCAGGCGCATGGCCAGGCCTCCGAGGAGTGCCTCGGTGACGGGGAAGTCGCCTCGCTTGTAGTTGTAGGTGCCGGGGAGGATGGGGCCGCGACCGCCGCCGTAGATGTCGAACCCGCGCTGGATCAGAGGCCGGAGGTGCTCCGGGCGGTCGCGGTACCGGCCCACAGGCACGCCCTCCGCCTGCAGAGCGGCCACGTACTTATCTGGCGCCAGGCCGCCTAGCTGCTCTGGGGCGTAGAAGATGCGCAGCCCTCCGTAGAAGCCACCGTCCTGGGCCTTAGGATAGGACTCAGGGATACGGACGCCGGGGACGTCCCTCAGGGCATCGTAGAGCTGCTTGCGGTAGTGCAGGCGCCGCTCGTTGCGGTAGTCAACGCTGTCCATGGAGATGAGGCCGAGGGCCATGGTGAAGGGGTGGGCGCGCCACTTGAGGCCCAGACCCTGGTTGCCCAGCATCCGGTACTGTGGGTTGGTCAGTTCCTCTACGATGCCGGTGCGATGCAGGTGACAGAAGATAAGGATGCGCTCGTAGAACTCGCGGTTGTTGGTGGTGTTGATGCCACCCTCGCCCGCCGGGATGGGCTTGCCGAAGGGGTCAGCTCCCTGCATGCTGAAACAGGCGACGTCGGGAAGGGCACCCACTCTGACGCCATCCCAACCGGCGGGGTGCGCGTGAGCGGCATCATGGACGATGGCGATGCCGTACTTCTCCCGAAGGCGAAAGAGCCCGTCCATGTCGCAGACGTAGCCATTGAGGTGGATGGGGAGGACGGCGCGGGTCCTAGAGGTGATGCGCTTCTCCACATCGGCCGGATCCGTAAGGCCAGTCTTCGGGTCGACGTCGCAGAAGATGGGGCGAGCGCCCAGGTGGATGACGCCGGTGTAGGAGCCGATGTAGCCCAAATCGGGCACGATCACCTCGTCACCGGGGCCGACGCCAACGGCGTACAGGCCGGCCATGATGGCGTTGGAGCCATGGTCGGTGCTCAGGCAGTACTGGGCCCCGACGTAGGCGGCGAAACGGTCCTCGAACTCCTTCCCCACATCGGCGCCAGAGCCGGAGAGGTACTGCCGGTCTATGAGGTCACAGACGGCTTTCTTCTGTTCCTCGATGGGCGGTTGCCACTGCTCAGCAGTGTCGGCGGTGACGGCCTTAGGGCCGCCGTGGATGGCGAGCTTCTCGGTCATGATCTCCTCCGATGTCTCTATCGCGCGTATCGTCGGGGCGCATCCCGTTCCGCTCGGTTCCTTGCTGCGGAGCACCCCCGCCGACACCGATGCGGCGCCTGGGCACGTCACGAAGGTCCGGCCAGGCGCAATGGAGCTGGTCTATGCCTGCCAGCATGCGTCAGGGCGGTTAGCCTGTCAAGAGCCGGCGAGGTCTACAGCAGGTCCTGGTAGTGGCTCGTCACCTTGCGGAAGGCCGCGATCACCCCGTCGGAGTAGCCGGGCTCCTCGTCTATGAAGACCGGCATGCCCAGGATGCGCCCATGGGCCTCTTCGCTTATGGGTAGGCTCCCCTCCGGGTAGCCGGGGTAGTCGCCGGTGAGAGGGCCGATGCCCTTGCCGTAGATGTCGTAGCCCTCGGCGAAGAGCTTGAGCCGGTGGGTGAGCTCGTACCCGCGGTGGCTCATGTTCACCCCCTCCGCTCGCACCGCCTCCAGGAAGCGCTGCACCGGCAGCCCGCCCAGCTCCTCCGGATGGTACATCATGTGCATGCCGCCGTAGAAGCCCGCTGGCTTGGCTTTGGGATAGGACTTGAGAGGGGTGATTCCGGGTATGTCCTCCAGGGCATCGTAGATCTTCTGGCGGTAGCGGAAGCGGCGCTCGTTACGTTCGTCGAGGGAATCCATGAGTATCAGGCCCACTGCCATGGCCCAGGGGTGAGGGCGAAACTTGAGCCCCAGGTTGGTGGGCAGGAAACCGCGGTACTCGGGGTCGGTCACCTCGTCCTCTAGTCCTCGGCGGTTGAGCTGGCCGAAAAGGAGCATCCGCTCGTGGAGGTGATGGTCGTTAGTCACCGCCAGCCCGGCCTCGCCGCCCGGCACTGGCTTGCCTCCGATGGGCCCGCCCTGCATGGAGAAGCAGCCGATGTGACCGATGGTGCCCAGCTTCTTCCCGTCCCACTCTGCCCCGTGGCAGTGGGAGCAGTCCTCGATCACGGCGATGTTGTGCTTTCGGGCGATCTCCATGATGGCGTCCATGTCGCAGACGTTGCCGTAGAGGTGGACGATGCTCACGGCTTTGGTCCTGGGGGTGATGCGGCGCTCCATATCGGCCGGGTCTATCACCAGCCGCTCCGGGTCTATCTCGCAGAACACCGGCCGGGCGCCCATGTGGACGGCGGGGGCGATGGAGCAGATCCAGGTGTAGCAGGGGTGCAGCACCTCGTCACCTGGCCCCACGCCCACGGCGTAGTAGGCGGACCAGAGGGCAGAGGTGCCGTGGTCCAGGCCGTGGCAGAACTTGATGCCCAGGTAGTCGGCGAAGCGCTTCTCGAACTCCAGTGGGATGTAGGCGCCGGCAACGGAGTAGGCCCCCTCGTCAATCATCTTGCCAACGAGCTCCTTGATGCGCTCGTTGGGTGGCTGCCAGCGCTCCCTAGGCGGGACGGTTACCGCCTGGGGCCCGCCAAGGATTGCCAGCTTCTGGCTACCAGTAGTTGTTGCGCTCATCCCTGTGCCTCCGGCTTCTGCTGTCCGAACCGAACCCGATCTCTGCTCGTGGATGGTCGGCACGCATGTTCTGCCGACTACTTCATCCCCTGAATCATGATCCCCTGCACGAAGTAGCGCTGGCCTAAGAAGAAGAGCAGCAGTAGAGGCAGGATGGACACTAGCGAAATGGCCATCATCCAGTGCACCCGCTGCACCCCCAGACTGGACTGGAACAGCCGCAGGCCCACGGCGATAGTGAACTTGTTGGGAGTGTTGAGGTAGATCAGG
This window harbors:
- a CDS encoding ATP-binding cassette domain-containing protein, which translates into the protein MIDARELRKEFRVARHHEGALGAVRNLFSREFRLVRAVDGVSFHVGAGELVGYLGPNGAGKSTTIKMLTGILVPTGGEVRVNGRVPWRERRAHVARIGVVFGQRNTLWWDLPVIESFGLLRDIYRIPDDRYRRNLDHFVGLLGLEEFLHTPVRSLSLGQMMRANLAAAFLHDPDIVFLDEPTIGLDVVAKERIRRFIGHVNRDRGTTVILTTHDLSDVERLCRRVMMIDRGRLLFDGPLEELTRRFGGQRELVVNLSEDYERVEVEGAVLVSREGARATFRFSPEEISASDLIARLSARYRLADLSVREPQIEATVRRIYEERLLDETPLAQERPQG
- a CDS encoding aminotransferase class I/II-fold pyridoxal phosphate-dependent enzyme produces the protein MTEKLAIHGGPKAVTADTAEQWQPPIEEQKKAVCDLIDRQYLSGSGADVGKEFEDRFAAYVGAQYCLSTDHGSNAIMAGLYAVGVGPGDEVIVPDLGYIGSYTGVIHLGARPIFCDVDPKTGLTDPADVEKRITSRTRAVLPIHLNGYVCDMDGLFRLREKYGIAIVHDAAHAHPAGWDGVRVGALPDVACFSMQGADPFGKPIPAGEGGINTTNNREFYERILIFCHLHRTGIVEELTNPQYRMLGNQGLGLKWRAHPFTMALGLISMDSVDYRNERRLHYRKQLYDALRDVPGVRIPESYPKAQDGGFYGGLRIFYAPEQLGGLAPDKYVAALQAEGVPVGRYRDRPEHLRPLIQRGFDIYGGGRGPILPGTYNYKRGDFPVTEALLGGLAMRLPAYIEPADGVIDQIIAGYKKVAENYQSLL
- a CDS encoding DegT/DnrJ/EryC1/StrS family aminotransferase: MSATTTGSQKLAILGGPQAVTVPPRERWQPPNERIKELVGKMIDEGAYSVAGAYIPLEFEKRFADYLGIKFCHGLDHGTSALWSAYYAVGVGPGDEVLHPCYTWICSIAPAVHMGARPVFCEIDPERLVIDPADMERRITPRTKAVSIVHLYGNVCDMDAIMEIARKHNIAVIEDCSHCHGAEWDGKKLGTIGHIGCFSMQGGPIGGKPVPGGEAGLAVTNDHHLHERMLLFGQLNRRGLEDEVTDPEYRGFLPTNLGLKFRPHPWAMAVGLILMDSLDERNERRFRYRQKIYDALEDIPGITPLKSYPKAKPAGFYGGMHMMYHPEELGGLPVQRFLEAVRAEGVNMSHRGYELTHRLKLFAEGYDIYGKGIGPLTGDYPGYPEGSLPISEEAHGRILGMPVFIDEEPGYSDGVIAAFRKVTSHYQDLL
- a CDS encoding 4Fe-4S binding protein, whose amino-acid sequence is MIAINLSRCTHCNRCYLACPDGIIQRGPALTAALALCVRCGACYAVCPEAAITVLGFEGVATPEVSGSPPVNPDAMMTLLEERRSRRLYTGEPVSREHLQGMIRAASLAPSSQNRRPVTAHVYQDSTAISAIRESTLAYCRQLYTLARLPGFGLLWRLTGRPPDQLPLLLGNLEHVLAPDEEHDPLLHHAPTILAFTVPRGDAEAVGDAWIATQNAVVYAEALGVGTCYNGFVAAAAASRAVRQAMGLAKGERVVTVLTVGYPSMTYIRRAPRKTMPTVWH
- a CDS encoding ABC transporter permease, with protein sequence MRMAGLYLRLIGARVRSQMQYRTSFCLDALSSLFGTLIGFATLAAVISRFGGIGGWTLGEVAFLYGLAEVSYGLMDLVWGGYDYDFFSPCIRSGEFDQMLLRPIPLPLQILTSEFALRRLGRVAQGVAVFVLGWRLAGVEWTATKVAYLPVVILSAMAFFAALYVVGSAVCFWTVERLEVFNLFTYGGAEMLSYPMHIYNRWLARFFTFVVPAAVQVYYPALYFLGKPDPLGMPAFVSFLAPVTGFGCLALSFAFWSFGVRRYQSTGT
- a CDS encoding ABC transporter permease, which translates into the protein MYWALVRLSFQRQLAYRTANLAGLATNLFFGALRAYVLIALFGAQENVAGYSVRDAITYTGITQAMLSFLSAFGWWEVIRSVRSGQVGTDLARPVDYFWYWAAQDLGRGFSQLLMRGLPLIAVYAVAYRISLPPTAAHWAALPLSLTLGLLIGFSWRFLYNLAAFWTVDAMGVGRLATTVAMFLSGFLMPIAFFPPWAEGVMRLLPFASMVNTPVEVYLGVVRGPALVGALLVQLGWAAALVVLARTVLASGLRRLVIQGG
- a CDS encoding aminoacetone oxidase family FAD-binding enzyme yields the protein MDHQVVVVGAGAAGMMAAGRAAELGAHVLLLEKTDGPGKKILISGKTRCNLTNSRPLDQFIAMYGPNGRFLYGAFSRFFREELLSLLRRYGVETKEERGGRIFPASDDSRDVVMALRRYLDSTGVRLVTRARVTSIRIEGGRVTGVHTHDGFHPARAVVLATGGASWPGTGSSGDGYRMAAALGHTIVPLRPALVPLAVRQVDLARSMQGVSLRNVRLTSFTCPSEEVEPSLIPDRDVGGRGMGGRRPRPPVIESRLGEMLITHFGIGGPITLLMSLAVVDALQNGPVSVAVDLKPGLTCHQLRQRLQRDLEAHSRRSYRSILSGLLPRKMVEPFVGLTGIPGDKPAHRIVAEERERLLEVLKCLRFDVDRPLPLSRAIVTAGGVSLDQIDPRDLSSRIIGGLHLCGEVMDIDADTGGYNLQAAFSTGYVAGEAAAGKLALP